A window of the Syntrophothermus lipocalidus DSM 12680 genome harbors these coding sequences:
- a CDS encoding DUF1858 domain-containing protein gives MVDKNTIIKDVLKEVPGADKIFLKHGVHCFGUMGALYETVEQGAQMHGVDVDALVKDLQQEAAKKKK, from the coding sequence ATGGTCGACAAAAATACTATAATCAAAGACGTCTTAAAAGAGGTACCCGGTGCAGACAAGATCTTCTTAAAACACGGCGTACATTGTTTCGGTTGAATGGGAGCTCTCTACGAGACGGTTGAGCAGGGTGCTCAAATGCACGGGGTTGACGTAGACGCTCTGGTTAAAGACCTGCAGCAAGAAGCAGCGAAGAAAAAGAAATGA
- a CDS encoding small, acid-soluble spore protein, alpha/beta type codes for MARNRGIMSEQLKYELAKELGVDQIVATQGWGEVTARNCGNLVKLAIERAERTVAPQPAPKPY; via the coding sequence ATGGCACGAAACCGCGGAATAATGTCCGAGCAGCTGAAATACGAGCTGGCCAAAGAACTGGGAGTAGACCAGATTGTAGCCACCCAAGGCTGGGGAGAAGTGACCGCCCGCAACTGCGGTAACCTGGTCAAGTTGGCCATCGAACGCGCTGAAAGGACAGTAGCTCCGCAGCCGGCTCCCAAACCGTATTAG
- a CDS encoding radical SAM protein → MRYEGSIYRPPSEARSYILQCTVGCSHNGCTFCGMYKDKKYRVRSLEEIKADIRMAKLYYGDLQKVFLADGDALAMQTDELLEILNYLYRLFPSLYHVGIYAGPQSILQKTEEELQMLKQAGLTIAYLGIETGDERLLKEINKGVTYEEMVEAGQKIVRSGIKLSATVLLGLAGPGERSAEHAAATARICNEINPDFLAALTLMVVPGTVLHRRVQQGKFKLLDPFEILEEMRILIEGLEVDGCEFRSNHASNYLPIKGTLRRDKESILGLLDSILQKQDERFLRPEYMRGL, encoded by the coding sequence ATGCGTTACGAAGGCAGTATTTACCGCCCACCCAGTGAGGCGCGTAGCTATATACTTCAGTGTACTGTAGGGTGTTCCCACAACGGCTGTACTTTTTGCGGTATGTATAAAGACAAGAAGTACAGGGTGAGGTCGCTGGAGGAAATAAAGGCCGACATCCGGATGGCCAAGCTTTACTATGGCGACTTGCAGAAGGTGTTTTTGGCGGACGGAGACGCCCTGGCTATGCAAACAGACGAACTGCTGGAGATACTCAACTACCTTTATCGGCTTTTTCCCAGCCTGTATCATGTCGGCATATATGCTGGTCCGCAGAGTATCCTGCAAAAAACAGAAGAAGAGCTGCAAATGCTGAAACAGGCTGGCTTGACCATTGCTTACCTGGGCATCGAAACCGGAGACGAACGTCTCTTAAAAGAGATCAACAAGGGAGTAACTTACGAGGAAATGGTGGAAGCCGGGCAGAAGATAGTCAGGTCAGGGATAAAGCTGTCCGCGACTGTGCTACTAGGCCTGGCCGGTCCAGGAGAGCGTTCCGCGGAACACGCAGCCGCGACAGCCCGCATTTGTAACGAGATCAATCCGGATTTTCTGGCTGCCCTTACCCTCATGGTGGTCCCGGGAACAGTGCTGCACCGGCGGGTGCAGCAGGGTAAGTTCAAGTTACTGGATCCCTTCGAGATTTTGGAGGAGATGAGGATTCTCATTGAGGGGTTGGAGGTAGACGGGTGCGAGTTCAGGAGCAATCACGCATCCAACTACCTGCCGATAAAAGGTACTTTGCGGCGGGATAAGGAATCGATATTGGGGCTTCTGGACAGTATTCTTCAGAAGCAGGATGAACGCTTCCTGAGGCCGGAGTATATGAGAGGATTGTAG
- a CDS encoding DegV family protein: MRVKIVTDNCCDLPVELIDRYGIKMVHMLVSFGDRTFQPGELSTNSFYEMMASSHVLPTTSQPTMEEMRSVYEECLADGSEVIAIHLSSGMTGTVQAAEMVRDTLPGRERLTVIDSLKASAGEGLLVLEAARMAESGRARNEIVDEILKLRAKLRCVFTINTLEYLVKGGRLSRAKGLVGSMLDIKPILWVNPQGYIEPIDKVRGRKSAIRRLVRMVEEMGRDLQGQTVGISHAMCPEDAARFRDVFVNEFKAGEVIMGEIGPVVGSHVGPGTLAIFFYGEELGNNNHR; encoded by the coding sequence ATGAGGGTCAAGATAGTAACTGATAACTGCTGCGATCTGCCGGTCGAGCTCATCGACCGGTATGGTATCAAGATGGTGCATATGCTGGTAAGCTTTGGCGACCGAACTTTCCAGCCGGGGGAATTGTCCACAAATTCCTTTTACGAAATGATGGCCTCTTCTCATGTATTACCGACTACCTCACAGCCGACCATGGAGGAGATGAGATCCGTTTACGAAGAGTGCCTGGCCGATGGGTCGGAGGTAATAGCTATTCATTTGTCATCAGGGATGACAGGGACGGTGCAGGCTGCTGAGATGGTCAGAGATACGCTACCTGGTCGAGAACGGTTAACCGTCATCGATTCCTTGAAGGCCTCGGCTGGCGAAGGGTTGCTGGTTCTTGAGGCGGCGCGGATGGCGGAATCTGGTAGGGCGAGGAATGAAATCGTCGACGAAATCCTCAAACTGCGCGCTAAGCTTAGGTGTGTTTTTACTATAAACACCCTCGAGTATTTAGTAAAGGGAGGAAGGCTCTCGCGGGCTAAGGGCTTGGTCGGCAGCATGTTAGATATAAAGCCGATTTTGTGGGTAAACCCTCAGGGTTACATCGAACCTATCGACAAGGTGAGAGGCAGAAAAAGCGCGATCCGCCGACTGGTGCGCATGGTCGAGGAAATGGGAAGGGATTTACAAGGGCAGACCGTAGGCATCAGCCATGCAATGTGTCCGGAGGATGCGGCCCGTTTTCGTGACGTTTTTGTGAACGAATTCAAGGCGGGCGAAGTGATAATGGGAGAGATCGGGCCGGTTGTTGGTTCTCACGTAGGGCCAGGTACGCTCGCAATCTTCTTCTACGGGGAAGAGCTAGGTAATAACAATCACAGATAA
- a CDS encoding DUF47 domain-containing protein — MRLFGRKDEHLFRLFQETARYVVRGGEILRSVVYDYTGLDAKLAELSCLEHEADRIIQELIVKLNTSFMLPFDREDAFQLVQKLGSTLDFISGIVDRMILYKAAPPNDTVREMVNLLCQALVEQEKAFAMLDDISKHKEDILKCCSNITTFERCEDSMYRNAMAYLFEHERDPVQVIKYKEVYEHVETAMDYCHDVGELITNICIKYS; from the coding sequence TTGAGACTGTTTGGCAGAAAGGACGAGCACCTGTTTCGATTGTTCCAGGAGACGGCCCGGTATGTGGTGAGGGGAGGGGAGATACTAAGATCCGTAGTGTACGATTACACCGGGCTCGATGCTAAGTTGGCTGAACTATCGTGCTTAGAACACGAAGCCGACCGCATCATTCAGGAACTGATAGTAAAACTCAACACCAGCTTCATGCTTCCGTTTGATCGTGAGGATGCTTTTCAGCTGGTGCAGAAACTAGGGTCAACTTTAGATTTCATCTCCGGGATAGTCGACCGCATGATTTTGTACAAGGCAGCACCACCTAACGACACGGTGAGGGAAATGGTGAATCTCCTGTGCCAAGCGCTGGTTGAGCAAGAGAAGGCTTTTGCTATGTTAGACGACATCAGCAAACATAAGGAAGACATATTAAAGTGCTGTTCTAACATCACGACTTTTGAGCGGTGCGAGGACTCCATGTACAGGAATGCGATGGCTTATCTTTTCGAACACGAACGAGATCCCGTACAGGTGATAAAGTATAAAGAAGTGTACGAACACGTCGAGACCGCCATGGATTACTGCCACGATGTGGGCGAGCTCATTACCAACATATGCATAAAATACTCGTAG
- the miaB gene encoding tRNA (N6-isopentenyl adenosine(37)-C2)-methylthiotransferase MiaB has translation MRTKEDIRKKYSILTYGCQMNERDTETIAGLLEKSGYVEAASPEEANLIIFNTCSVRTSAENKVYGKLGEIKRLKKARPDLLVGFGGCMAQMEEVRKKLGEGGVVDIIFGTHNLHELPRLVEKAEAGVERPVIDVWPEAGDIVEGLPARRTGGVSAFVNIMFGCNNFCSYCIVPFTRGRERSRKPSDIIDEVKDLVQQGVKEVTLLGQNVNSYGKGLEPETDFASLLELVNEIPGLERIRFTTSHPRDVSERLLSTIASCRKVCEHIHAPLQAGSNRILKAMNRGYTREYYLDLVHKMREIVPGVAVTTDLIVGFPGESDRDFEDTIDMVKRIRFDAAFTFMYSPRSGTKAARLSDQVPLEVKKERLLQLNEIQYNIALEANRRFEGKDVEVLVEGPSKTNPRKLTGRTRTNRIVVFEGKPDLAGRLVMVRVREAKTFTLLGEAVEG, from the coding sequence GTGAGGACTAAAGAAGACATAAGAAAAAAATACAGTATATTAACTTATGGCTGCCAGATGAACGAGCGCGATACCGAAACCATCGCCGGGCTTCTGGAAAAGAGCGGTTATGTGGAGGCGGCCAGTCCGGAAGAAGCGAATTTGATTATTTTTAACACCTGTAGCGTGAGAACCTCGGCGGAAAACAAGGTTTACGGGAAACTGGGAGAAATCAAACGACTCAAGAAGGCGAGGCCAGATCTCTTGGTTGGATTCGGCGGGTGCATGGCCCAAATGGAAGAGGTCAGAAAAAAGCTGGGCGAGGGAGGGGTAGTGGATATCATCTTCGGGACCCACAACCTGCACGAACTCCCGAGACTGGTAGAAAAGGCCGAAGCCGGCGTGGAGAGGCCAGTTATCGATGTCTGGCCCGAGGCGGGGGACATCGTTGAGGGACTCCCGGCCCGACGTACCGGCGGGGTCAGCGCCTTTGTCAACATTATGTTCGGGTGTAACAACTTTTGTTCATATTGCATAGTTCCGTTTACCCGGGGAAGGGAAAGGAGCAGAAAGCCGTCTGATATTATCGATGAGGTTAAGGATCTGGTCCAACAGGGAGTGAAGGAGGTTACCCTCCTGGGGCAGAATGTCAACTCTTACGGTAAGGGACTGGAGCCTGAAACCGACTTTGCTTCCTTGCTCGAGTTGGTCAATGAGATACCAGGGCTAGAGCGGATTCGTTTTACCACCTCGCATCCCCGCGATGTCTCGGAACGTCTGCTCAGTACTATAGCCTCCTGCAGAAAGGTTTGTGAACACATCCATGCCCCTTTACAGGCAGGCAGCAACCGGATACTGAAGGCTATGAACCGCGGGTATACGCGGGAGTATTACTTGGATCTGGTGCACAAGATGCGGGAAATAGTCCCTGGGGTGGCGGTGACCACCGATCTCATCGTGGGATTTCCGGGAGAATCAGACCGTGATTTTGAAGATACCATCGATATGGTCAAGAGAATTAGGTTCGATGCGGCGTTTACTTTCATGTATTCGCCCCGTTCGGGTACCAAAGCGGCTCGACTTTCGGATCAGGTTCCATTGGAGGTTAAGAAAGAAAGGCTGTTGCAGCTTAATGAAATTCAGTATAACATAGCTCTCGAGGCAAACCGGCGATTCGAAGGCAAAGATGTCGAAGTTTTAGTGGAAGGCCCCAGCAAGACTAATCCCCGCAAGCTGACCGGAAGGACTCGGACCAACCGTATCGTCGTGTTTGAAGGAAAGCCGGATCTGGCTGGCCGATTGGTCATGGTGAGGGTGCGCGAGGCCAAGACCTTTACCCTTTTGGGGGAAGCGGTCGAAGGCTAG
- a CDS encoding YlbF family regulator has product MNQDQIIRMAWELGNSIAGCREWREVMRTRDNVRQDPEAWDLLLEYQEIRGMILEKEKRGENLTELDDLQLKSTEEGLKSNTLILQMIEAQEKFDNLMRAVYFTLNQGISGQTGCGGGCSSCGGGCE; this is encoded by the coding sequence TTGAATCAGGATCAGATTATCAGGATGGCATGGGAACTGGGGAACTCGATCGCCGGGTGCCGGGAATGGCGGGAAGTAATGAGAACTCGGGATAATGTTAGGCAGGATCCGGAGGCCTGGGACTTGTTACTTGAGTATCAGGAAATAAGGGGGATGATTCTGGAGAAAGAAAAAAGAGGTGAGAACCTCACGGAGCTCGATGACCTTCAACTGAAGTCCACGGAAGAGGGTTTAAAGAGTAACACTTTGATATTACAGATGATAGAAGCTCAAGAGAAGTTCGACAATTTAATGAGGGCCGTTTATTTTACGCTTAACCAGGGAATTTCCGGGCAAACAGGGTGTGGTGGAGGATGCAGTTCCTGCGGCGGTGGTTGCGAGTAA
- the mutS gene encoding DNA mismatch repair protein MutS — MTKLTPMMEQYRAIKEQYPDCILFFRLGDFYEMFFEDAEIAAQILEIVLTARDGGSGVKVPMCGVPFHAADTYISRLIAKGYRVAICEQVEDPALTKGLVKREVVRVITPGTVVDVSMLEAGENNYLVALAENESAIGLAVIDVSTGDFQATEVSGPEASSLVLSELYRLRPAECLIPAWTQRESILYEFTEKFQNSVVTEMDPTYYQYAWAEAKLREFFEVEDLVELGLESCPAAVIAAAVIVAFLESTCRAQLKHLSRIRTYQPREYLGLDVNTRRNLELTRNLKDGKREGSLLAVIDCCRTAMGRRLLQRWLEQPLVDVKAINERLDAVEEMYNSFSLRERIREILGDVHDIERLAGRIGSGVASPRELLALKNSLINLPAFKALLPEVRTHLLKKILELDTLEDVYRLLDSVLDENAPASIREGGIIKPGCNPEVDELRKLAFEGKEWLLEYEQGERERTGIKSLKLGFNRVFGYFIEVTKPNVHLVPSHYVRKQTLVNAERYITDDLKNYEEKVLSARERLVLLEQELFQVLREEVACHVSRLQEVAGALAKLDVIACLAETAFRHDYVRPLVDDSDVIFVKNGRHPVVERFLGSESFVPNDTYLDDKERRLAIITGPNMGGKSTYMRQVALITILAQVGSFVPATEARIGVVDQVFTRVGASDDLVGGQSTFMVEMVEVAHILKNATRKSLVILDEIGRGTSTFDGMSIAQAVLEHICSHIGAKTLFATHYHELTGLDEVLPGVFNLSVSVKESAGAVIFLKKVIPGRADKSYGIQVAGLAGLPVGVIQRAGEILRSLESKGGVDKVEAINASNVVQLALFQEEHPLVEELKQLELDDMTPLEALQLLYRWREQLVAPSKKGKRNKRGGG; from the coding sequence ATGACAAAACTCACGCCGATGATGGAGCAGTACCGGGCTATCAAGGAACAGTACCCGGACTGCATTCTGTTTTTCCGACTGGGCGACTTTTACGAAATGTTTTTCGAAGACGCGGAAATAGCCGCGCAGATACTGGAGATAGTATTGACTGCCAGAGACGGAGGTTCTGGTGTCAAGGTTCCCATGTGCGGGGTTCCCTTCCACGCCGCGGATACCTATATAAGCAGGCTCATCGCCAAGGGTTACCGCGTGGCCATATGCGAACAGGTCGAAGACCCGGCTTTAACCAAAGGCCTGGTCAAGCGGGAAGTGGTACGGGTCATAACGCCGGGGACGGTAGTTGATGTTTCCATGCTGGAGGCAGGAGAAAACAACTACCTGGTTGCCTTGGCGGAGAACGAGTCGGCTATCGGCTTGGCCGTCATCGATGTGTCCACCGGTGATTTTCAGGCAACCGAAGTCAGTGGTCCCGAGGCTTCTTCGCTGGTATTAAGCGAGCTTTACCGGCTCCGCCCCGCCGAGTGTTTGATCCCAGCTTGGACCCAGCGGGAGTCAATACTCTACGAGTTCACGGAAAAGTTTCAGAATTCGGTTGTTACCGAGATGGACCCGACGTACTACCAGTATGCTTGGGCTGAAGCGAAACTCAGGGAATTTTTTGAGGTCGAAGACCTAGTCGAGTTAGGGTTAGAGTCATGCCCGGCAGCGGTGATCGCGGCGGCGGTTATCGTCGCTTTCCTTGAATCGACCTGCCGGGCTCAGTTGAAGCACCTCAGCCGGATCAGGACGTACCAACCCCGTGAGTATTTGGGGTTGGACGTGAACACCCGCCGCAATTTGGAGCTTACGCGCAACTTGAAGGATGGTAAAAGAGAAGGATCGCTTTTGGCGGTGATCGACTGTTGCCGGACTGCCATGGGACGGAGGCTCCTGCAGAGATGGCTTGAGCAGCCGCTGGTTGACGTGAAGGCCATAAACGAACGCTTGGATGCTGTGGAAGAGATGTACAACTCGTTTTCGTTGCGGGAGAGGATAAGAGAAATTTTGGGAGACGTCCATGATATAGAAAGGCTGGCGGGAAGAATCGGAAGCGGCGTAGCTAGTCCCCGCGAGCTTTTGGCGTTGAAAAATTCATTGATAAATTTGCCCGCTTTTAAGGCTTTGTTACCGGAAGTACGAACTCATCTCTTGAAGAAGATTCTAGAGTTGGATACTCTGGAGGATGTTTACCGGCTATTAGATTCCGTTTTAGACGAGAACGCTCCGGCTTCTATTCGAGAAGGGGGCATCATTAAACCCGGTTGCAACCCGGAAGTGGACGAGCTAAGGAAGCTGGCTTTTGAAGGAAAAGAATGGCTTTTGGAATATGAACAGGGCGAAAGGGAACGAACCGGAATAAAGTCATTGAAGTTAGGGTTCAACCGCGTATTCGGTTACTTTATAGAAGTAACCAAGCCCAATGTTCACCTGGTTCCGTCCCATTACGTGCGCAAGCAGACCCTGGTCAATGCCGAAAGGTATATTACGGACGACCTGAAAAACTATGAAGAAAAGGTCCTCAGCGCCAGGGAAAGGTTGGTTCTTCTGGAACAGGAGCTTTTTCAGGTTTTGCGCGAAGAAGTGGCCTGCCACGTTTCACGTTTGCAGGAGGTAGCAGGTGCACTTGCTAAACTCGATGTTATAGCATGCCTGGCTGAGACCGCTTTCCGTCACGACTACGTACGACCCTTGGTGGACGATTCGGATGTCATTTTTGTTAAGAATGGCCGGCACCCGGTGGTGGAAAGGTTTTTGGGAAGCGAGAGCTTCGTTCCCAACGATACCTATCTCGACGATAAGGAACGTCGGTTGGCTATCATTACCGGTCCCAACATGGGCGGCAAAAGCACCTATATGCGCCAAGTGGCACTTATTACCATCTTGGCGCAGGTAGGAAGCTTCGTACCGGCCACAGAAGCCCGTATAGGGGTTGTTGACCAGGTGTTTACGAGGGTCGGGGCCTCCGATGACCTCGTGGGCGGTCAGAGCACGTTTATGGTAGAAATGGTGGAGGTTGCCCATATCTTAAAAAACGCTACTCGAAAGAGTCTGGTTATTTTGGACGAGATCGGCAGGGGTACGAGCACGTTTGATGGAATGAGTATAGCGCAGGCAGTGTTGGAGCACATATGTAGCCATATAGGAGCCAAAACCCTTTTTGCAACTCATTACCACGAGCTGACCGGATTGGATGAAGTATTGCCCGGCGTTTTCAACCTGTCGGTTTCCGTTAAAGAAAGCGCAGGGGCCGTGATTTTCTTGAAAAAAGTAATCCCGGGCAGGGCGGATAAAAGTTATGGTATCCAGGTTGCGGGGTTGGCCGGCCTGCCAGTTGGGGTCATACAGAGGGCAGGAGAGATACTGAGAAGTCTGGAGAGCAAAGGAGGCGTCGATAAAGTCGAAGCGATTAACGCGTCCAACGTTGTCCAGCTCGCTTTGTTTCAGGAAGAGCACCCGCTGGTGGAAGAACTTAAACAGCTAGAGCTGGATGACATGACACCGCTTGAGGCTCTGCAGTTGTTGTATCGGTGGCGCGAACAGCTGGTGGCGCCCAGCAAGAAGGGAAAGAGGAACAAGCGAGGAGGTGGTTGA
- a CDS encoding hydantoinase/oxoprolinase family protein, producing the protein MLVGIDVGGTFTDGVLLAEGEVINSVKQPTDEENLKESILAVLDELIKGTDPTRIKRVVLSTTLVTNLLATGKGERTALVLIPGPGLNLQHLDLAPNSYTVEGAVDFRGRVISSIKRTQVAEVGKDIAGHGIRKVAVVGKFSQRNNSLEAEAREILMEQYPHFEVFLGSEVSGQLNFLRRAVTTYYTAMTRSTWDRFAREIQEALVQRGIGTGCDILKADGGTMPLEVSVKYPCETVFSGPAASAMGAYALTMDKRTSVVVDIGGTTSDLALILEGKPLYASKGAVIDGKYTHVRAFAVRSVALGGDSTVRWNGSEVVIGPDREGVAACFGGPRATPTDAFNLLEGGKLGRLDLSQAALERVAGEARLPVEELARQVVEKVVELLETNVKDMFKSWEQEPAYRVWEIVNRRKVSLDRAIGIGAAAEAFIPTLARRLGCEAFIHRYSPVANALGAGVARPTLSIVLHADTQRQTYSLDIGGVSGTIGSRVQLEDVKKLAREHLEQLANDRGIGHYARQSEFFLEEQFNVIRGWSTVGKLFDVGIQIAPGVIDEFKGVK; encoded by the coding sequence GTGCTAGTCGGTATCGATGTGGGCGGAACATTCACTGACGGGGTGCTTTTAGCAGAGGGGGAAGTCATCAATTCGGTAAAACAGCCTACGGACGAAGAAAACTTGAAGGAGAGCATCCTGGCCGTTCTCGACGAGTTAATCAAAGGCACCGACCCCACGCGTATCAAGCGGGTGGTTCTCAGCACAACCCTAGTTACTAACCTACTAGCGACTGGAAAAGGTGAAAGAACGGCTTTAGTACTGATTCCAGGCCCCGGGCTCAATCTGCAGCATTTGGACCTCGCACCCAACAGCTATACAGTGGAGGGAGCTGTCGACTTCCGGGGTCGAGTCATCAGTTCGATTAAAAGAACTCAAGTGGCTGAGGTTGGCAAAGACATCGCGGGGCACGGCATCAGAAAAGTGGCGGTAGTGGGAAAGTTTTCGCAGCGGAATAATTCGTTGGAGGCTGAGGCTCGAGAGATCTTGATGGAACAATATCCTCACTTCGAAGTGTTTTTGGGATCCGAGGTCTCGGGGCAGTTGAATTTCTTGCGCAGGGCGGTTACTACATACTACACGGCTATGACGAGGTCTACCTGGGATAGGTTTGCCAGGGAAATACAGGAGGCATTGGTCCAGCGCGGAATCGGCACTGGTTGCGATATCCTGAAAGCCGACGGCGGAACCATGCCGTTGGAGGTGTCAGTTAAGTATCCTTGCGAAACCGTATTTTCAGGGCCTGCTGCCAGTGCTATGGGAGCCTACGCGCTTACTATGGACAAGAGGACCTCGGTTGTTGTGGATATCGGTGGAACGACTTCCGACCTGGCTTTAATCCTCGAAGGGAAACCCCTGTATGCTTCCAAAGGAGCAGTTATAGACGGTAAATACACGCACGTCCGTGCATTTGCTGTTCGTTCCGTAGCGTTAGGGGGCGACAGCACCGTAAGATGGAATGGGTCTGAGGTAGTCATCGGCCCTGACCGGGAAGGGGTGGCAGCCTGTTTTGGCGGGCCGAGAGCTACGCCGACCGATGCCTTTAACTTGTTGGAAGGTGGGAAACTGGGAAGACTTGACTTGTCACAGGCCGCTCTGGAGCGAGTAGCAGGTGAAGCCCGGCTGCCTGTGGAAGAGCTGGCAAGACAGGTCGTAGAAAAGGTTGTAGAGCTTCTGGAAACTAATGTCAAAGACATGTTCAAGTCATGGGAGCAGGAGCCGGCTTACAGGGTATGGGAGATAGTAAACAGGCGTAAAGTGTCGCTCGATCGGGCTATCGGCATCGGAGCTGCGGCGGAAGCTTTTATCCCAACTCTGGCCCGTCGCCTCGGGTGTGAAGCTTTCATTCACCGTTACTCGCCAGTGGCCAACGCCCTGGGGGCGGGGGTAGCCAGGCCTACTCTCTCGATTGTGCTGCATGCTGATACCCAGAGACAGACCTACTCTTTAGATATTGGGGGAGTCAGCGGGACCATCGGTTCGCGGGTGCAGCTGGAAGATGTCAAGAAACTTGCCCGTGAGCACTTGGAGCAACTGGCCAATGATCGGGGAATCGGTCATTATGCTCGACAGTCGGAGTTTTTCTTGGAAGAGCAATTCAACGTCATCCGCGGCTGGTCCACGGTCGGTAAGCTGTTCGATGTGGGCATTCAGATAGCTCCCGGCGTTATCGACGAGTTCAAGGGGGTGAAATAA
- a CDS encoding histone deacetylase family protein — MKRSEPRFWQSREKAGKPTQTGIVFFPAFDWAISPTHPEREERLLYTRDQLFEEGIMDLPQIREYQPRLAELKDIARVHFCVPSIEAQITEAHLVAAGGALVIADALMNGEVRNGFALVRPPGHHSMRVTHGNRGFCNINNEPIMIEYLRKKYGIKRIAIVDTDVHHGDGTQDIYWHDPDVLFISFHQDGRTLYPGSGFTDEIGGPLALGTTLNVPLPPGTTDTGINFVLEELVLPVLEKFQPELVVNSAGQDNHYTDPLANMRFSARGYAVLNERLAPDIAVLEGGYSVETALPYVNLGILMAMAGIDYSNLYEPDYQADKFRESSDRMRVLERIVRELTTVFDNREALVAAAREKHDQFARRYRRIFYDTDYIHEEQQENLRMCPDCPGYWTIDSQALHQVGERYQVYCISVPVQGCPRCHKDAVELYEKMIAAPDRRFDFVYLQDRVDDVYRQFDVTRKQERVL; from the coding sequence ATGAAAAGGTCGGAACCGCGTTTTTGGCAGAGCAGAGAAAAGGCAGGTAAACCGACTCAAACCGGCATCGTGTTTTTCCCCGCCTTTGACTGGGCTATTTCTCCGACTCACCCGGAAAGGGAGGAACGGTTACTCTATACTCGGGACCAGCTTTTTGAGGAGGGGATTATGGACCTTCCCCAGATAAGGGAATACCAACCCCGGCTGGCCGAGTTGAAGGACATTGCCAGGGTCCATTTCTGCGTGCCCAGCATTGAAGCCCAGATAACCGAGGCTCATCTGGTTGCGGCTGGGGGGGCTCTGGTGATTGCAGACGCACTCATGAACGGCGAGGTAAGGAACGGGTTTGCTTTGGTAAGACCCCCCGGACACCATTCGATGAGGGTTACTCACGGTAACCGCGGGTTCTGCAACATCAACAACGAGCCGATAATGATCGAGTACCTGCGCAAAAAATACGGTATCAAGAGAATCGCTATAGTGGACACAGATGTGCATCACGGGGATGGGACCCAGGATATATACTGGCATGACCCGGACGTGCTTTTCATTTCATTCCACCAGGACGGGAGAACTCTTTATCCAGGCAGCGGCTTTACCGATGAGATAGGAGGTCCTTTGGCCTTGGGTACTACCCTGAACGTCCCGCTGCCGCCCGGTACTACGGATACCGGTATTAACTTCGTTCTGGAGGAGTTGGTTCTACCGGTTTTGGAAAAGTTTCAGCCCGAACTGGTCGTCAACTCCGCGGGCCAGGATAACCATTATACCGATCCACTCGCTAATATGCGTTTTTCAGCCCGTGGCTATGCTGTATTGAATGAAAGGTTGGCTCCGGACATAGCGGTCTTAGAAGGAGGTTACTCGGTCGAGACTGCCCTCCCATACGTTAATTTAGGGATACTCATGGCTATGGCCGGTATCGACTACTCCAACCTGTACGAACCGGACTATCAGGCAGACAAGTTCAGGGAGTCTTCTGACCGGATGCGGGTACTAGAACGTATTGTCCGCGAGCTTACTACAGTTTTCGATAACCGGGAAGCTCTGGTGGCAGCCGCCCGGGAAAAGCATGACCAGTTTGCCCGCCGGTACCGCCGGATATTCTACGACACCGATTACATCCATGAAGAGCAGCAAGAAAACTTACGCATGTGCCCCGATTGTCCCGGGTATTGGACCATAGATTCTCAGGCTCTGCACCAGGTGGGAGAAAGGTATCAGGTCTATTGCATCAGTGTTCCGGTCCAGGGGTGTCCCCGTTGCCACAAGGACGCGGTTGAACTGTATGAAAAAATGATAGCCGCGCCTGACCGGCGGTTTGATTTTGTTTATCTTCAGGATCGGGTAGACGACGTTTACCGGCAATTCGATGTGACGAGAAAACAGGAGCGGGTTTTATAA